Genomic segment of bacterium:
CCCCACCCCGTCGCTCCAATTGTCATTCCAAGCACAAGCATGAGAATCGTGAATCCCAGGGGCGCGAAATACCCTTTCCCGGCGATCGCAATCCAGGCAACGGGAGAGGCAAGGAAGAAACATGCGAACGACAGCGTGATAAGATCTCCCAGACCGTCAAGCACAAGTGTCGAGGAATACCCAGGAAGATCCAGCAGCAGGCCAATGACGAATGCCTCTATCAGGAAGGATAAAAGAAGCACGTAGAACCAGATCATAACCACGAGCAGCTTCGTGCCCACGAGAGCCGACCTCCGAACAGGCAGAATCAGCATATTTTTTGCAGTGCCCTCGCTGTATTCCCGCCCATACACGTATGCCGTCATCACGCCAACAAGTATCATCCCGCCAATGCCAATGGTCTGCAGCAGCATACCGATATAGCTCTCCCAGCTCGCCGTCGTGCCAGCAAACTGCGCTTTCTGACCGAGCAATCCCATCTGCATCGCCCTGTCCGGCTCCATGACAATCCACATGAACAGCCCCGAAACCAGCGGCATCAGAGAAAGCACCAGCCAAGTCAACCAGGTAATCCGGCTTCTCCGCAGTTTGAGAAGTTCAGTGAGCAGCGTTTGCGAGATCATCGCGTTTCCTCCCCTGTAAGTCGCAGAAAATGCTGTTCGAGATCCTCCTCAACTTCGACAAGGCGCGAGAGTGTCACGCCCCCCTCGACGAGGAGTTTTGCAACCCGTCCTGCAAGGTCCGATCCGGCCGCAATAT
This window contains:
- a CDS encoding ABC transporter permease, which translates into the protein MISQTLLTELLKLRRSRITWLTWLVLSLMPLVSGLFMWIVMEPDRAMQMGLLGQKAQFAGTTASWESYIGMLLQTIGIGGMILVGVMTAYVYGREYSEGTAKNMLILPVRRSALVGTKLLVVMIWFYVLLLSFLIEAFVIGLLLDLPGYSSTLVLDGLGDLITLSFACFFLASPVAWIAIAGKGYFAPLGFTILMLVLGMTIGATGWGKWFPWSIVPLFAGVAGPRSETLAPGSNLILMITAWLGIAAANLQLRWTDNTQ